One genomic window of Actinomycetota bacterium includes the following:
- a CDS encoding type II toxin-antitoxin system VapC family toxin, whose translation MTAHRAAARNTAGLLLDTHIWFWYLTGSRRLPAGVRRAIDRSAEPPWLSPISIWELGVLTGRGRVRLDVPLRRWIADAREAFPLQDAPLNDEIALRSLEISLPHRDPADHFLAATALVYHLTLATLDDRLIEADWLPTRST comes from the coding sequence GTGACGGCTCACCGCGCCGCGGCGCGCAACACGGCGGGACTGCTGCTCGACACCCACATCTGGTTCTGGTACCTGACCGGCTCCCGACGGTTGCCGGCGGGTGTGCGTCGTGCGATCGATCGTTCGGCGGAGCCCCCATGGCTCTCGCCGATCTCGATCTGGGAGCTGGGCGTCCTTACCGGTCGTGGGCGCGTCAGGCTCGATGTGCCTCTCCGCCGCTGGATCGCAGACGCACGAGAAGCCTTTCCCCTCCAAGATGCGCCCCTCAACGACGAGATCGCTCTGAGGAGTCTCGAGATATCGCTGCCTCATCGCGATCCCGCCGATCACTTCCTCGCTGCCACGGCGCTCGTCTACCACCTAACCTTGGCGACGCTGGACGATCGTCTCATCGAAGCGGATTGGCTGCCTACTCGCTCCACCTGA
- a CDS encoding type II toxin-antitoxin system prevent-host-death family antitoxin: MDSIAISKFKATCLAALERVRETGKPLLVTRRGVPIAQVLPPPPRSATRTGFGSMRGTAEELDDIIEPLMTEDWEALG; encoded by the coding sequence ATGGACTCGATCGCGATCTCGAAGTTCAAGGCGACCTGTCTTGCTGCATTGGAACGCGTCCGAGAGACCGGAAAGCCCCTGCTGGTTACCCGCCGGGGTGTTCCCATCGCTCAGGTGCTTCCGCCGCCACCGAGATCCGCCACGCGCACGGGGTTCGGGTCGATGCGTGGAACCGCCGAGGAGCTCGACGACATCATCGAGCCGCTGATGACCGAGGATTGGGAAGCCCTCGGGTGA
- a CDS encoding GlsB/YeaQ/YmgE family stress response membrane protein — translation MNIVYWLIIGLIAGFVARAVVPGRDGMGVLGTIVLGIVGSFVGGFLGSLFYKGDADIEPSGIIGSIIGAIVALLVYRAATGRRGAAI, via the coding sequence ATGAACATCGTCTACTGGCTCATCATCGGACTCATCGCAGGGTTCGTCGCCCGGGCCGTCGTGCCCGGCCGCGACGGGATGGGCGTGCTCGGAACGATCGTGCTCGGGATCGTCGGCTCGTTCGTCGGAGGGTTCCTCGGAAGCTTGTTCTACAAGGGCGACGCCGACATCGAGCCGTCCGGGATAATCGGATCGATCATCGGTGCGATCGTCGCCTTGCTCGTTTACCGAGCGGCCACCGGCCGCCGGGGTGCCGCGATCTAG